TTGATAGTTTTGTAATAAGAACAAATGAATTTCAAAAAATAATAAATGATATAAAAAGTTCAGATATGAAATATCCAGAGCAGCATTATATGATAGAGGCTCAAAGTGGATATGGTAAAACAACTTTACTTAAAAGGATATACTTTGAAATTAAAAAGGATACAGAATTAAAAAAAAGGCTTATTCCTGTTATATTACCAGAGGAACAATATAATATACGTAGATTATTTAAGCTTTGGGAGGTCGTAGCACAAAATCTTGAACTAGAAAGTTATGAATTTATAGGCCTTTATGAGCAAATGGATAAACATGCAAAGGAAGATGATTATGACGATATCTGTTTTAAAATAATCGAACAAAGACTTAAAGAAAAAAATAAAAAGTTAATACTTCTAATAGATAATACTGAAGGTATTTTGAAGAAATTTAAACTTATTGAGCAACAAAAACTTAGAGAAATTTTATTAACTTCTTCTGAAATTCGTTTTATAGGTGCATCCTCAGATGTTTTAGAATTCACCTTTGATTATGAAAAACCTTTTTATGACTTCTTTAAGTTAATAAAATTAAAAGAATTAACTACAGAAGAAACTAATGAATATTTTGAAAAATTAGGAGAAATATTTAATAAGAAAGATATGAAGGAACTAATCAAAAGTAATAAAGGTAAAATAGAAGCCATAAGGCGGTTAACTGGTGGGGTGCCTAGAATAATGTCATTACTTTTAAGTAGTACACGTTGCGATAGGGGCCTCGTCTTTATAGATATAGATACATTATCGGATAGAGTAACACCTATTTATAAACACGTAATGGATAATTTATCTCCAGTGCAGCAAGAAATTGTTGATGTTATAGCGTTAAGCTGGGAAGCCATAACTACAAAAGAAATTGCAGACAAAATAAGAATGCAAAGCAAAGAAGTGTCAGCTCAGCTAAATCAATTAGAAAAGAATGGTGTAATAAATAAAATACCTATGAACAAGAAAAATTATATGTATCAAATTAAGGATCGATTCTTTAACATATGGTATCTAATAAGATTTGGAGGAGAAAAAGAAAAACAGCAGGTGTTATGGCTTGTAGATTTTTTAGAAAGCTGGTGTAGTAGAGAACTTTTAATTAATAAAAGTGAAAACAAAGAACAAAATTTAAATTATGTTAAAAAAGACTTAGATAGAGATTGTAACGATTTTAGCAGTATCTATGAATTATCAAAAACCTTGCTTTTGAAGGATAAAATAGAAGAATCCATTAAAAAGGCTTCTTTGTTTTTACAAGTAGCTAATAATACAGATAAATATAATAGATTTATTAATGAGTATTTTATATTACTAATGGCTAAAAAACAGTATAACTCATTATTAAATGTATTTAATGAAAAGGAATTTATGCTAAAGGATAAATTTAAGCCTACTTATTATGTTTTAATGTATTTTATAAAAAATCAAAATGAAAAATTTAATATTGAGTATAAAAAAGTTGGGGAGGAATTAAAAGAAACTGTTGAAGAAATTATTGAAGAAGTTAAGAATAATGAAAAATAAAAATTAAATAAGGAGAGTAAGTATGGAAAAGAAAACCGCATTGGTAGTTGGGGCTACAGGACTTGTTGGGGGCAATTTAGTTAATATGTTATTAGAAGCCCCTGAGTATGAAAAGATAATAGTTTGGGTTAGAAAATCTACGGGAATAAATAATAAAAAGCTTGAAGAGAAAATAATCAATTTTGAATTGCTAGACACTTATAAGCTTGAAGACACGGTTAATCATATATTTTGTTGCCTTGGAACAACTATAAAAAAGGCTAAGAGTAAGGAAGCTTTTAAAAAAGTTGATTTGGAATATATAGTTTCTTTAGCAATGAAAGCGAAGGAAAATGATGTATCACAATTTCTTGTAATTTCAGCAATGGGATCTGATGTAAAGTCCGCTGTTTTCTATAACAAAGTTAAAGGTCAAATGGAAAATGAACTTAGCAACTTAGTGTTAAGAGGCCTTAAAATTTTTAGACCGTCTTTACTTTTAGGAGATAGAACAGAATTTAGATTTGGTGAAAAAGCAGCAGAAGTTGTTTCAAAATGCATACCATTTATATTTAACGGTGCTTTAAAAAAATATAAACCTGTATACGGAAATACTGTGGCAAAAGCTATGTATAAAGTTGCAATAGAAGAAAAATCAGGAATAGAAGCTTTTAATTCTGAGGTAATTCAAATAAAGGGCACAATATGAATAAAATAGTGTAGATGTATGTTATTATTAATGATGTAAATTAAAATACATAATACAAAGGGGACATGGATCATGTTAGATATAACAAAAGAATACCTACAAAAGAAGTATAAAATAAATTCAAAAACGATAGGACTCTATGATATAGCAATAAAAGATGTGCAAGGTGAGTTTGAAAAGCTTGATGAAGTAAGGGAGTTTAACCAACTTAAGGTTTTGACTGCACTTCAAGATGAGAGGATTAGCGAATCTCATTTTACGAACTCTTCTGGATACGGTTATGGTGATATAGGACGAGATTCATTAGATAAAGTATATGCAAGAATTTTCAATTGCGAGAGCGCACTAGTTAGGCCACATTTTGTTAATGGAACACACGCAATCGGGGCAGCATTGTTTGGTAATTTAAGACCTAATGATACAATGCTCTCTGTATGTGGAACGCCTTATGATACATTACATAACATAATTGGTATAACTAATAAGAAAGATATAGGATCATTAAAAGATTTTGGTGTAAAATATAAACAATTAGAATTAAATAATTCTAAGGTTGATATAGATTTAATGAAAAAAACAATGATATCGGATAAATCAATAAAGCTAGTTCACATTCAAAGATCTACTGGATATGGATGGAGAAAAGCTTTATTAATTTGTGAGATAGAAGAAATTATAAAAGCGGCAAAATCTATAAATCCAAATGTAATTTGTTTTGTAGATAATTGTTATGGAGAATTTATTGAAACTACAGAGCCTACAGATGTCGGTGCAGACTTAGTTGCGGGTTCTCTAATAAAAAATATTGGTGGCGGAATTGCACCAACAGGTGGATACATTGCAGGCAAAGAAGAATATGTAGTGCAAGCTTCATATAGGTTAACAATTCCAGGCATAGGTGGAGAATGTGGTTCTACATTTGGAGTAATGCGTTCTTTATTTCAAGGATTATTTCTAGCCCCACACGTAACTATGGAAGCATTGAAGGGTGCTATTTTCTGTGCAAGGATTATGGAACTTGCAGGGTTCGATGTTCTTCCTAAATACACCGATAAAAGAAGTGATATAATTCAAGCTATTAAATTTGGAAATAAGGAAATGCTAATTAATTTTATAAAGGGTATACAGGCAGGTTCTCCAATTGATTCATTTGCTCAGTGCGAGCCATGGGATATGCCAGGATATGAAGATAAGGTTATAATGGCAGCAGGGGCCTTTATTCAAGGGTCATCTATAGAATTATCTGCAGATGCTCCAATAAGGGAACCTTATATAGCATATTTACAGGGCGGATTAACATTTGATCATGCTAAAATTGGAATATTAATAGCTCTTTCAAAAGTTATATAAATTTGGAGTAAATATTTTTGTTAACTTAGTAGGAAACAAAAGAGACTGTAATGATTATATCATTACAGTCTCTTTTGTATACTTTAAAGGGATAATTAATACTTCCTATAAATGCCGACGAGTATACCTAAAATTGAACAGTCATCTAATATGATAGGGGACATTGATGAATTCTCAGGCTGAAGCCTTATATGTCCTTTTTCCCTAAAAAATCTTTTAATAGTTGCCTCATTATCAATAAGTGCTACAACTATATCGCCATTTTTAGCTGAATTAACTTTCTCGATTATAGCAAGATCACCATCTAATATTCCGGCTTCAATCATGCTACTACCAGAAACTTTAAGCATAAATAACTCATTATTAGTTTTTGTAAAATTTAAAGGTATAGTAAATGTATCTTCAACATTCTCAACCGCAAGGATTGGTACCCCAGCTGTAATTTTCCCTATAATAGGTATATCTATAAGTTCTTTTCTTATAACAGCATCCTTTAATAATTCTATTGCACGAGGTTTAGCAGGGTCCCTACGTATATATCCTTTTTTTTCTAATCTTTCTAAATGACCATGAACAGTTGAGGTGGATTTCAATCCTACAGCTACACATATTTCTCTTACTGAGGGTGGATATCCTTTTAATTGAACTTGATCTTTTATAAAGTTATATATTTCACTCTGTTTATCTTTTTTTGGAGTTAACATGTAAACACCTCTCATTCATGGTAGAATTATACCATATAAGTTCAAAAACATCAAACAAATGTTCTATTGCAGGGTATAAGTATAAAAAATTATAAGTATTTGATTAATGATACCTTATTTGTTATAATAGTCTATTATAATAGTATTAGAAATAAATGTAGTGGGGTGTTGTATGTCTAAAAACTGTATATTTAATAATAAGAAAATTTGTAATGACTGCGGTGATTGTGAAGTCTGCGAATTAAATTCAAATAAAAAATGCGATAATTGCGGAAAATGTTTAGAACTTGAAGGTTTTGATGTTAAAGCTATAAAAATTGATGAAGTCTTTGAGGATGCGGGCACTGGAAAGTTAGATGATGATATTTACAACGTGGATAAAATTGATGAATCTGCTTTAGAAGAGACCATAGAAAATAAAGATGAAGAAACATCTAAAGATGATGAAGCATCAAAAATTGAAGCTTACGAAGCGTTTTTAGCTGAGGAAAAGCAAGAGAAGCTAAATAAAGATAAATACATACCTGAAAATAATGAAGTTTGGGAATTTATAGATGATATAGATGGGGCAAAGGAACTACTTGAGGATGAGGAAGATAACTCAGAATTTCTTCAAGAGGAATTTCCAGGGCTTATAAGACTAAAGAAGGTATAAGAAGTATAAAGTAAGAGGGCACAGGAGTATATATTATCACGGATGTGATAATATATACTCCTTTTTATTGCTCATCAGAGAGGGGATTCGACTTAACAGCATTTCTTAGTTTTTCATCGTCAGCATGAGTATATATC
This window of the Clostridium estertheticum genome carries:
- a CDS encoding NAD-dependent epimerase/dehydratase family protein, which gives rise to MEKKTALVVGATGLVGGNLVNMLLEAPEYEKIIVWVRKSTGINNKKLEEKIINFELLDTYKLEDTVNHIFCCLGTTIKKAKSKEAFKKVDLEYIVSLAMKAKENDVSQFLVISAMGSDVKSAVFYNKVKGQMENELSNLVLRGLKIFRPSLLLGDRTEFRFGEKAAEVVSKCIPFIFNGALKKYKPVYGNTVAKAMYKVAIEEKSGIEAFNSEVIQIKGTI
- the lexA gene encoding transcriptional repressor LexA, which codes for MLTPKKDKQSEIYNFIKDQVQLKGYPPSVREICVAVGLKSTSTVHGHLERLEKKGYIRRDPAKPRAIELLKDAVIRKELIDIPIIGKITAGVPILAVENVEDTFTIPLNFTKTNNELFMLKVSGSSMIEAGILDGDLAIIEKVNSAKNGDIVVALIDNEATIKRFFREKGHIRLQPENSSMSPIILDDCSILGILVGIYRKY
- a CDS encoding ATP-binding protein, with amino-acid sequence MQTSSVSFYNPNNLTEKDLIDSFVIRTNEFQKIINDIKSSDMKYPEQHYMIEAQSGYGKTTLLKRIYFEIKKDTELKKRLIPVILPEEQYNIRRLFKLWEVVAQNLELESYEFIGLYEQMDKHAKEDDYDDICFKIIEQRLKEKNKKLILLIDNTEGILKKFKLIEQQKLREILLTSSEIRFIGASSDVLEFTFDYEKPFYDFFKLIKLKELTTEETNEYFEKLGEIFNKKDMKELIKSNKGKIEAIRRLTGGVPRIMSLLLSSTRCDRGLVFIDIDTLSDRVTPIYKHVMDNLSPVQQEIVDVIALSWEAITTKEIADKIRMQSKEVSAQLNQLEKNGVINKIPMNKKNYMYQIKDRFFNIWYLIRFGGEKEKQQVLWLVDFLESWCSRELLINKSENKEQNLNYVKKDLDRDCNDFSSIYELSKTLLLKDKIEESIKKASLFLQVANNTDKYNRFINEYFILLMAKKQYNSLLNVFNEKEFMLKDKFKPTYYVLMYFIKNQNEKFNIEYKKVGEELKETVEEIIEEVKNNEK
- a CDS encoding aminotransferase class I/II-fold pyridoxal phosphate-dependent enzyme, whose translation is MLDITKEYLQKKYKINSKTIGLYDIAIKDVQGEFEKLDEVREFNQLKVLTALQDERISESHFTNSSGYGYGDIGRDSLDKVYARIFNCESALVRPHFVNGTHAIGAALFGNLRPNDTMLSVCGTPYDTLHNIIGITNKKDIGSLKDFGVKYKQLELNNSKVDIDLMKKTMISDKSIKLVHIQRSTGYGWRKALLICEIEEIIKAAKSINPNVICFVDNCYGEFIETTEPTDVGADLVAGSLIKNIGGGIAPTGGYIAGKEEYVVQASYRLTIPGIGGECGSTFGVMRSLFQGLFLAPHVTMEALKGAIFCARIMELAGFDVLPKYTDKRSDIIQAIKFGNKEMLINFIKGIQAGSPIDSFAQCEPWDMPGYEDKVIMAAGAFIQGSSIELSADAPIREPYIAYLQGGLTFDHAKIGILIALSKVI